The following are from one region of the Staphylococcus argenteus genome:
- the rplL gene encoding 50S ribosomal protein L7/L12 gives MANHEQIIEAIKEMSVLELNDLVKAIEEEFGVTAAAPVAVAGAAGGADAAAEKTEFDVELTSAGSSKIKVVKAVKEATGLGLKDAKELVDGAPKVIKEALPKEEAEKLKEQLEEVGATVELK, from the coding sequence ATGGCTAATCATGAACAAATCATTGAAGCGATTAAAGAAATGTCAGTATTAGAATTAAACGACTTAGTAAAAGCAATTGAAGAAGAATTTGGTGTAACTGCAGCTGCTCCAGTAGCAGTAGCAGGTGCAGCTGGTGGCGCTGACGCTGCAGCTGAAAAAACTGAATTTGACGTTGAGTTAACTTCAGCTGGTTCATCTAAAATCAAAGTTGTTAAAGCTGTTAAAGAAGCAACTGGCTTAGGATTAAAAGATGCTAAAGAATTAGTAGACGGAGCTCCTAAAGTAATCAAAGAAGCTTTACCTAAAGAAGAAGCTGAAAAACTTAAAGAACAATTAGAAGAAGTTGGAGCTACTGTAGAATTAAAATAA
- a CDS encoding class I SAM-dependent methyltransferase: MSHYYDEDPSVSSNEQQIQYQVNHHLIHLITDNGVFSKDRVDYGSDVLIKTFLKAHPPGPSKRIADVGCGYGPIGLMIAKVSPHHTITMLDVNHRALTLVEKNKKLNDIENVIVKESNALTAVENESLDFVLTNPPIRAGKETVHRIFEQAFYKLDANGELFVVIQKKQGMPSAKKKMEALFGNVEVLNKDKGYYILRSIKA; this comes from the coding sequence ATGAGTCATTACTATGATGAAGATCCGAGTGTAAGTAGCAATGAACAACAAATCCAATATCAAGTGAATCATCATCTTATCCATTTAATTACTGACAATGGCGTTTTTTCAAAAGATCGAGTAGACTACGGCTCAGACGTTCTCATTAAAACTTTTTTAAAAGCGCACCCGCCTGGACCAAGCAAAAGAATAGCTGATGTTGGTTGTGGATATGGTCCTATAGGTTTGATGATTGCAAAAGTATCTCCACACCATACGATTACTATGCTTGATGTAAATCACAGGGCACTTACTTTAGTTGAAAAAAACAAAAAATTAAATGATATTGAGAATGTGATTGTAAAAGAAAGTAATGCTTTAACTGCGGTAGAAAATGAAAGTTTAGACTTTGTATTGACTAATCCACCGATAAGGGCAGGTAAAGAGACTGTACATCGTATTTTCGAACAAGCATTTTATAAATTGGATGCAAATGGAGAACTATTTGTTGTGATACAAAAAAAACAAGGCATGCCATCTGCAAAGAAAAAAATGGAAGCACTTTTTGGAAATGTAGAGGTACTGAATAAAGATAAAGGATATTATATTCTAAGAAGTATAAAAGCTTGA
- the rpoB gene encoding DNA-directed RNA polymerase subunit beta, whose product MAGQVVQYGRHRKRRNYARISEVLELPNLIEIQTKSYEWFLREGLIEMFRDISPIEDFTGNLSLEFVDYRLGEPKYDLEESKNRDATYAAPLRVKVRLIIKETGEVKEQEVFMGDFPLMTDTGTFVINGAERVIVSQLVRSPSVYFNEKIDKNGRENYDATIIPNRGAWLEYETDAKDVVYVRIDRTRKLPLTVLLRALGFSSDQEIVDLLGDNEYLRNTLEKDSTENTEQALLEIYERLRPGEPPTVENAKSLLYSRFFDPKRYDLASVGRYKTNKKLHLKHRLFNQKLAEPIVNTETGEIVVEEGTVLDRRKLDEIMDVLESNANSEVFELHGSVIDEPVEIQSIKVYVPNDDEGRTTTVIGNAFPDSEVKCITPADIIASMSYFFNLLSGIGYTDDIDHLGNRRLRSVGELLQNQFRIGLSRMERVVRERMSIQDTESITPQQLINIRPVIASIKEFFGSSQLSQFMDQANPLAELTHKRRLSALGPGGLTRERAQMEVRDVHYSHYGRMCPIETPEGPNIGLINSLSSYARVNEFGFIETPYRKVDLDTHAITDQIDYLTADEEDSYVVAQANSKLDENGRFMDDEVVCRFRGNNTVMAKEKMDYMDVSPKQVVSAATACIPFLENDDSNRALMGANMQRQAVPLMNPEAPFVGTGMEHVAARDSGAAITAKHRGRVEHVESNEILVRRLVEENGVEHEGELDRYPLAKFKRSNSGTCYNQRPIVAVGDVVEYNEILADGPSMELGEMALGRNVVIGFMTWDGYNYEDAVIMSERLVKDDVYTSIHIEEYESEARDTKLGPEEITRDIPNVSESALKNLDDRGIVYVGAEVKDGDILVGKVTPKGVTELTAEERLLHAIFGEKAREVRDTSLRVPHGAGGIVLDVKVFNREEGDDTLSPGVNQLVRVYIVQKRKIHVGDKMCGRHGNKGVISKIVPEEDMPYLPDGRPIDIMLNPLGVPSRMNIGQVLELHLGMAAKNLGIHVASPVFDGANDDDVWSTIEEAGMARDGKTVLYDGRTGEPFDNRISVGVMYMLKLAHMVDDKLHARSTGPYSLVTQQPLGGKAQFGGQRFGEMEVWALEAYGAAYTLQEILTYKSDDTVGRVKTYEAIVKGENISRPSVPESFRVLMKELQSLGLDVKVMDEQDNEIEMTDVDDDDVVERKVDLQQNDAPETQKEVTD is encoded by the coding sequence TTGGCAGGTCAAGTTGTCCAATATGGAAGACATCGTAAACGTAGAAACTACGCGAGAATTTCAGAAGTATTAGAATTACCAAACTTAATAGAAATTCAAACTAAATCTTACGAGTGGTTCCTTAGAGAAGGTTTAATCGAAATGTTTAGAGACATTTCGCCAATTGAAGACTTTACTGGTAATTTATCATTAGAATTTGTGGATTACCGTTTAGGAGAACCAAAATATGATTTAGAAGAATCTAAAAACCGTGACGCTACTTATGCTGCACCTCTTCGTGTAAAAGTGCGTCTAATAATTAAAGAAACTGGTGAAGTTAAAGAGCAAGAAGTTTTCATGGGTGATTTCCCATTAATGACTGATACTGGTACGTTCGTAATCAATGGTGCTGAACGTGTAATCGTATCTCAATTAGTTCGTTCACCATCCGTTTATTTTAATGAAAAAATCGACAAAAATGGTCGCGAAAACTATGATGCAACAATAATTCCTAACCGTGGTGCATGGTTAGAATATGAAACAGACGCAAAAGATGTAGTCTATGTTCGTATCGATAGAACACGTAAATTACCTTTAACAGTATTATTACGTGCATTAGGTTTTTCAAGTGATCAAGAAATTGTTGACCTTTTAGGTGACAATGAATATTTACGTAATACTTTAGAGAAAGATAGCACTGAAAACACTGAACAAGCGTTATTAGAAATCTATGAACGTTTACGTCCAGGTGAACCACCAACGGTTGAAAATGCTAAGAGTCTATTGTATTCACGTTTCTTCGACCCAAAACGCTATGATTTAGCAAGCGTAGGTCGTTATAAAACAAACAAAAAATTACATTTAAAACATCGTTTGTTCAATCAAAAATTAGCTGAGCCAATTGTTAATACTGAAACTGGAGAAATTGTTGTTGAAGAAGGTACGGTACTTGATCGTCGCAAACTAGATGAAATCATGGATGTTCTTGAATCAAACGCAAACAGTGAAGTGTTTGAATTACATGGTAGTGTTATTGATGAACCTGTTGAAATTCAATCTATCAAAGTTTATGTACCTAATGATGATGAAGGTCGTACTACAACAGTTATTGGTAATGCTTTCCCTGATTCGGAAGTTAAATGTATTACGCCAGCAGATATTATCGCTTCAATGAGTTATTTCTTTAACTTATTAAGTGGTATTGGATATACAGATGATATCGACCATTTAGGTAACCGTCGATTACGTTCAGTTGGGGAATTATTACAAAACCAATTCCGTATCGGTTTATCAAGAATGGAAAGAGTTGTACGTGAAAGAATGTCAATTCAAGACACAGAATCTATCACACCTCAACAATTAATTAATATTCGTCCTGTAATTGCATCTATTAAAGAATTCTTTGGTAGCTCTCAATTATCACAATTCATGGACCAAGCTAACCCATTAGCTGAGTTAACGCATAAACGTCGTCTATCAGCTTTAGGACCGGGTGGTTTAACACGTGAACGTGCTCAAATGGAAGTACGTGACGTTCACTATTCTCACTATGGTCGTATGTGTCCAATTGAAACACCTGAGGGACCAAACATTGGTTTAATTAACTCATTGTCTAGTTACGCACGTGTAAATGAATTTGGATTCATTGAAACACCATACCGTAAAGTAGACTTAGATACGCATGCAATTACTGATCAAATTGACTATTTAACTGCTGACGAAGAAGATAGCTATGTGGTAGCACAAGCGAACTCTAAATTAGATGAAAATGGTCGTTTCATGGATGATGAAGTAGTTTGTCGTTTCCGTGGTAACAATACAGTTATGGCTAAAGAAAAAATGGATTACATGGATGTATCTCCTAAACAGGTAGTTTCAGCAGCGACTGCATGTATTCCATTCTTAGAAAACGATGACTCTAACCGTGCATTGATGGGTGCGAACATGCAACGTCAAGCAGTACCTTTGATGAATCCAGAAGCACCTTTTGTTGGTACTGGTATGGAACACGTTGCAGCACGTGACTCTGGTGCAGCTATTACAGCTAAGCATAGAGGCCGTGTCGAACATGTTGAATCTAATGAAATCCTTGTACGTCGTCTTGTTGAAGAAAATGGCGTTGAACATGAAGGTGAATTAGATCGTTATCCTTTGGCTAAATTTAAACGTTCAAACTCAGGTACATGTTACAACCAACGTCCAATCGTTGCTGTTGGAGATGTTGTTGAGTACAACGAAATCTTAGCAGATGGCCCATCTATGGAATTAGGTGAAATGGCATTAGGAAGAAACGTTGTTATCGGTTTCATGACTTGGGATGGTTATAACTATGAGGATGCCGTAATCATGAGTGAAAGACTTGTAAAAGATGATGTATATACATCTATTCATATCGAAGAATATGAATCAGAAGCTCGTGACACTAAGTTAGGACCTGAAGAAATCACAAGAGATATTCCTAATGTTTCTGAAAGTGCACTTAAAAACTTGGATGATCGTGGTATCGTTTATGTTGGTGCAGAAGTTAAAGATGGAGATATTTTAGTTGGTAAAGTAACGCCTAAAGGTGTGACTGAATTAACTGCTGAAGAAAGATTACTACATGCAATCTTTGGTGAAAAAGCACGTGAAGTTAGAGATACTTCATTACGTGTTCCTCACGGTGCTGGTGGTATCGTTCTTGATGTAAAAGTGTTTAATCGTGAAGAGGGTGATGATACGTTATCACCTGGTGTAAACCAATTAGTACGCGTATACATCGTTCAAAAACGTAAAATTCATGTTGGTGACAAAATGTGTGGTCGACATGGTAACAAAGGTGTAATCTCTAAGATTGTTCCTGAAGAAGACATGCCTTACTTACCAGATGGGCGTCCAATTGATATCATGTTAAACCCACTTGGTGTACCATCTCGTATGAATATCGGACAAGTATTAGAGCTACACTTAGGTATGGCTGCTAAAAATCTTGGTATTCATGTTGCATCACCTGTATTCGATGGTGCCAACGATGACGACGTATGGTCAACGATTGAAGAAGCTGGTATGGCTCGTGATGGTAAAACTGTACTTTATGATGGACGTACAGGTGAGCCTTTTGACAATCGTATTTCAGTAGGTGTTATGTACATGTTGAAACTTGCGCACATGGTTGATGATAAATTACATGCACGTTCAACAGGACCATACTCATTAGTTACACAACAACCACTTGGTGGTAAAGCACAATTCGGTGGACAACGTTTCGGTGAGATGGAGGTATGGGCACTTGAGGCATATGGTGCTGCATACACATTACAAGAAATCTTAACTTATAAATCTGATGATACAGTAGGACGTGTGAAAACATACGAAGCTATTGTTAAAGGTGAAAATATCTCTAGACCAAGTGTTCCAGAATCATTCCGAGTATTGATGAAAGAATTACAAAGTTTAGGATTAGATGTAAAAGTTATGGATGAACAAGATAATGAAATCGAAATGACAGACGTTGACGACGATGATGTTGTAGAACGTAAAGTAGATTTACAACAAAACGATGCTCCTGAAACACAAAAAGAAGTTACTGATTAA
- the rpoC gene encoding DNA-directed RNA polymerase subunit beta', with the protein MKIGLASPEKIRSWSFGEVKKPETINYRTLKPEKDGLFCERIFGPTKDWECSCGKYKRVRYKGMVCDRCGVEVTKSKVRRERMGHIELAAPVSHIWYFKGIPSRMGLLLDMSPRALEEVIYFASYVVVDPGPTGLEKKTLLSEAEFREYYDKYPGQFVAKMGAEGIKDLLEEIDLDEELKLLRDELESATGQRLTRAIKRLEVVESFRNSGNKPSWMILDVLPIIPPEIRPMVQLDGGRFATSDLNDLYRRVINRNNRLKRLLDLGAPGIIVQNEKRMLQEAVDALIDNGRRGRPVTGPGNRPLKSLSHMLKGKQGRFRQNLLGKRVDYSGRSVIAVGPSLKMYQCGLPKEMALELFKPFVMKELVQREIATNIKNAKSKIERMDDEVWDVLEEVIREHPVLLNRAPTLHRLGIQAFEPTLVEGRAIRLHPLVTTAYNADFDGDQMAVHVPLSKEAQAEARMLMLAAQNILNPKDGKPVVTPSQDMVLGNYYLTLERKDAVNTGAIFNNTNEVLKAYANGFVHLHTRIGVHASSFNNPTFTEEQNKKILATSVGKIIFNEIIPDSFAYINEPTQENLERKTPDRYFIDPTTLGEGGLKEYFDKEELIEPFNKKFLGNIIAEVFNRFSITDTSMMLDRMKDLGFKFSSKAGITVGVADIVVLPDKQQILDEHEKLVDRITKQFNRGLITEEERYNAVVEIWTDAKDQIQGELMQSLDKTNPIFMMSDSGARGNASNFTQLAGMRGLMAAPSGKIIELPITSSFREGLTVLEYFISTHGARKGLADTALKTADSGYLTRRLVDVAQDVIVREEDCGTDRGLLVSDIKEGTEMIEPFIERIEGRYSKETIRHPETDEVIIRPDELITPEIAKKITDAGIEQMYIRSAFTCNARHGVCEKCYGKNLATGEKVEVGEAVGTIAAQSIGEPGTQLTMRTFHTGGVAGSDITQGLPRIQEIFEARNPKGQAVITEIEGVVEDIKLAKDRQQEIVVKGANETRSYLASGTSRIIVEIGQPVQRGEVLTEGSIEPKNYLSVAGLNATESYLLKEVQKVYRMQGVEIDDKHVEVMVRQMLRKVRIIEAGDTKLLPGSLVDIHNFTDANREAFKHRKRPATAKPVLLGITKASLETESFLSAASFQETTRVLTDAAIKGKRDDLLGLKENVIIGKLIPAGTGMRRYSDVKYEKTAKPVAEVETQTEVTE; encoded by the coding sequence ATGAAAATAGGCTTAGCTTCACCTGAAAAAATCCGCTCATGGTCATTTGGTGAGGTTAAAAAACCTGAAACAATCAACTACCGTACATTAAAACCTGAAAAAGATGGTCTATTCTGTGAAAGAATTTTCGGACCTACAAAAGACTGGGAATGTAGTTGTGGTAAATACAAACGTGTTCGCTACAAAGGCATGGTCTGTGACAGATGTGGTGTTGAAGTAACTAAATCTAAAGTACGTCGTGAAAGAATGGGACACATTGAACTTGCTGCTCCAGTTTCACACATTTGGTATTTCAAAGGGATTCCAAGTCGTATGGGATTGTTGCTTGATATGTCACCAAGAGCATTAGAAGAAGTTATTTACTTTGCTTCTTATGTTGTTGTAGATCCAGGTCCAACTGGCTTAGAAAAGAAAACTTTATTATCTGAAGCTGAATTCAGAGAATACTATGATAAATACCCTGGTCAATTTGTTGCTAAAATGGGTGCAGAAGGTATCAAAGATTTACTTGAAGAGATTGATCTAGACGAAGAACTTAAATTATTGCGTGACGAGTTAGAATCAGCTACTGGACAAAGACTTACTCGTGCAATTAAACGTTTAGAAGTTGTTGAATCATTCCGTAACTCAGGTAATAAACCTTCATGGATGATTTTAGACGTACTTCCAATCATCCCGCCAGAAATTCGTCCAATGGTTCAATTAGATGGAGGACGTTTCGCAACAAGTGACTTAAATGATTTATACCGTCGTGTAATAAACCGAAATAATCGTTTAAAACGTTTATTAGATTTAGGTGCACCTGGTATTATCGTTCAAAATGAAAAACGTATGTTACAAGAAGCAGTTGATGCTTTAATTGACAATGGTCGTCGTGGACGTCCAGTTACTGGTCCAGGTAACCGTCCGTTGAAATCTTTATCACATATGTTAAAAGGTAAACAAGGTCGTTTCCGTCAAAACTTACTTGGTAAGCGTGTTGACTATTCAGGTCGTTCGGTTATCGCTGTAGGTCCAAGCTTAAAAATGTATCAATGTGGTTTACCTAAAGAAATGGCACTTGAGCTATTTAAACCTTTTGTTATGAAAGAATTAGTTCAACGTGAAATTGCTACTAACATTAAAAATGCTAAGAGTAAAATCGAACGCATGGATGACGAAGTATGGGATGTTTTAGAAGAAGTGATTAGAGAACACCCAGTTTTACTTAACCGTGCGCCAACACTTCACAGATTAGGTATTCAAGCATTTGAACCGACATTAGTTGAAGGTCGTGCAATTCGTCTTCATCCACTTGTAACAACAGCTTATAATGCTGACTTTGATGGTGACCAAATGGCTGTTCACGTTCCGTTATCAAAAGAAGCTCAAGCTGAAGCAAGAATGTTAATGTTAGCTGCACAAAACATCTTGAATCCTAAAGATGGTAAACCAGTAGTAACACCATCTCAGGATATGGTACTTGGTAACTATTACCTTACTTTAGAAAGAAAAGATGCAGTAAATACAGGTGCAATCTTTAATAATACAAATGAAGTATTAAAAGCATATGCAAATGGATTTGTTCATTTACACACAAGAATTGGTGTACATGCAAGCTCATTTAACAATCCTACATTTACTGAAGAACAAAACAAAAAGATTCTTGCTACTTCAGTAGGTAAAATTATTTTCAATGAAATTATTCCAGATTCATTCGCTTATATAAATGAACCTACGCAAGAAAACTTAGAAAGAAAAACACCTGATAGATATTTCATCGATCCTACGACATTAGGAGAAGGTGGCTTAAAAGAATACTTTGACAAAGAAGAGTTAATTGAACCATTCAATAAAAAATTCTTAGGTAATATCATTGCCGAAGTATTCAATAGATTTAGTATCACTGATACATCAATGATGTTAGACCGTATGAAAGACTTAGGTTTCAAATTCTCATCTAAAGCTGGTATTACAGTAGGTGTTGCTGATATCGTTGTATTACCTGATAAGCAACAAATCCTTGATGAACATGAAAAACTAGTCGACAGAATTACAAAACAATTCAATCGTGGTTTAATCACTGAAGAAGAAAGATATAATGCAGTTGTTGAAATTTGGACAGATGCAAAAGATCAAATACAAGGTGAATTGATGCAATCACTTGATAAAACAAACCCAATCTTCATGATGAGTGATTCAGGTGCCCGTGGTAACGCTTCTAACTTTACACAATTAGCTGGTATGCGTGGTTTAATGGCTGCGCCATCAGGTAAAATTATCGAGTTACCAATTACATCTTCATTCCGTGAAGGTTTAACAGTACTTGAGTACTTCATCTCAACTCACGGTGCGCGTAAAGGTCTTGCCGATACAGCACTTAAAACAGCTGACTCAGGATATCTTACTCGTCGTCTTGTTGACGTGGCACAAGATGTTATTGTTCGTGAAGAAGACTGTGGTACAGATAGAGGTTTATTAGTTTCTGATATTAAAGAAGGTACAGAAATGATTGAGCCATTTATCGAACGTATCGAAGGTCGTTATTCTAAAGAAACAATTCGTCATCCTGAAACTGATGAAGTAATCATTCGTCCTGACGAATTAATTACACCTGAAATCGCTAAGAAAATTACAGATGCTGGCATCGAACAAATGTATATCCGTTCAGCCTTTACATGTAATGCGAGACACGGTGTTTGTGAAAAATGTTACGGTAAAAACCTTGCGACTGGTGAAAAGGTTGAAGTTGGTGAAGCAGTTGGTACAATCGCTGCACAATCAATTGGTGAACCAGGTACGCAGCTTACAATGCGTACATTCCATACAGGTGGGGTAGCCGGTAGCGATATCACTCAAGGTCTTCCTCGTATCCAAGAAATTTTCGAAGCACGTAACCCTAAAGGTCAAGCAGTGATTACGGAAATCGAAGGGGTAGTTGAAGATATTAAATTAGCAAAAGATAGACAACAAGAAATTGTTGTAAAAGGTGCTAATGAAACAAGATCATACCTAGCTTCAGGTACTTCAAGAATTATTGTAGAAATCGGTCAACCAGTACAACGTGGTGAAGTATTAACTGAAGGTTCTATTGAACCTAAGAATTACTTATCAGTTGCTGGATTAAATGCTACTGAAAGCTACTTATTAAAAGAAGTACAAAAAGTTTACCGTATGCAAGGGGTAGAAATCGACGACAAACACGTCGAGGTTATGGTTAGACAAATGTTACGTAAAGTAAGAATTATTGAAGCAGGTGATACGAAGTTATTACCAGGTTCATTAGTAGATATTCATAACTTTACAGATGCAAACAGAGAAGCATTTAAACACCGTAAGCGTCCAGCAACAGCTAAACCAGTATTACTAGGTATTACGAAAGCATCACTTGAAACAGAAAGTTTCTTATCTGCAGCATCATTCCAAGAAACAACTAGAGTACTTACAGATGCAGCGATTAAAGGTAAACGTGATGACTTACTAGGTCTTAAAGAAAACGTAATTATTGGTAAATTAATTCCAGCAGGTACTGGTATGAGACGTTATAGTGACGTTAAATACGAAAAGACTGCTAAACCAGTTGCTGAAGTTGAAACTCAAACAGAAGTGACTGAATAA
- a CDS encoding ribosomal L7Ae/L30e/S12e/Gadd45 family protein codes for MSKEKVARFNKQHFVVGLKETLKALKKDQVTSLIIAKDVEVYLMTRVLSQINQKNIPVSFFESKHALGKYVGINVNATIVALIK; via the coding sequence TTGTCTAAGGAAAAAGTTGCACGCTTTAACAAACAACATTTTGTAGTTGGTCTTAAAGAAACGCTTAAAGCGTTAAAGAAGGATCAAGTTACATCTTTGATTATTGCTAAAGACGTAGAAGTATATTTAATGACTCGCGTGTTAAGCCAAATCAATCAGAAAAATATACCTGTATCATTTTTCGAAAGCAAGCATGCTTTAGGCAAATATGTAGGTATTAATGTCAATGCGACAATTGTTGCATTGATTAAATGA
- the rpsL gene encoding 30S ribosomal protein S12, protein MPTINQLVRKPRQSKIKKSDSPALNKGFNSKKKKFTDLNSPQKRGVCTRVGTMTPKKPNSALRKYARVRLSNNIEINAYIPGIGHNLQEHSVVLVRGGRVKDLPGVRYHIVRGALDTSGVDGRRQGRSLYGTKKPKN, encoded by the coding sequence ATGCCAACTATTAACCAATTAGTACGTAAACCAAGACAAAGCAAAATCAAAAAATCAGATTCTCCAGCTTTAAATAAAGGTTTCAACAGTAAAAAGAAAAAATTTACTGACTTGAACTCACCACAAAAACGTGGTGTTTGTACTCGTGTAGGTACAATGACACCTAAAAAACCTAACTCAGCGTTACGTAAATATGCACGTGTGCGTTTATCAAACAACATTGAAATCAACGCATACATCCCTGGTATCGGACATAACTTACAAGAACACAGTGTTGTACTTGTACGTGGTGGACGTGTAAAAGACTTACCAGGTGTGCGTTACCATATCGTACGTGGTGCACTTGATACTTCAGGTGTTGACGGACGTAGACAAGGTCGTTCATTATACGGAACTAAAAAACCTAAAAACTAA
- the rpsG gene encoding 30S ribosomal protein S7 translates to MPRKGSVPKRDVLPDPIHNSKLVTKLINKIMLDGKRGTAQRILYSAFDLVEQRSGRDALEVFEEAINNIMPVLEVKARRVGGSNYQVPVEVRPERRTTLGLRWLVNYARLRGEKTMEDRLANEILDAANNTGGAVKKREDTHKMAEANKAFAHYRW, encoded by the coding sequence ATGCCTCGTAAAGGATCAGTACCTAAAAGAGACGTATTACCAGATCCAATTCATAACTCAAAGTTAGTAACTAAATTAATTAACAAAATTATGTTAGATGGTAAACGTGGAACAGCACAAAGAATTCTTTATTCAGCATTCGACTTAGTTGAACAACGCAGTGGTCGTGATGCATTAGAAGTTTTCGAAGAAGCAATCAACAACATTATGCCAGTATTAGAAGTTAAAGCTCGTCGTGTAGGTGGTTCTAACTATCAAGTACCTGTAGAAGTTCGTCCAGAACGTCGTACTACTTTAGGATTACGTTGGTTAGTTAACTATGCACGTCTTCGTGGTGAAAAAACGATGGAAGATCGTTTAGCTAACGAAATTTTAGATGCAGCAAATAATACAGGTGGTGCCGTTAAGAAACGTGAGGACACTCACAAAATGGCTGAAGCAAACAAAGCATTTGCTCACTACCGTTGGTAA